A single region of the Saprospiraceae bacterium genome encodes:
- the atpA gene encoding F0F1 ATP synthase subunit alpha, whose translation MVDVKPDEISAILKQQLSGFSSATELEEYGTVLQVGDGIARVYGLNNAQAGELVEFETGVQAIVLNLEEDNVGVVLMGAGDHIREGSRVHRTGKIASLRAGEGFVGRVVNPLGEPIDGKGDITGELYEMPLERKAPGVIYRQPVNEPLQTGIKAIDAMIPIGRGQRELIIGDRQTGKTAIALDTIINQKEFYDRGEPVYCIYVASGQKSSTVAQVAKTLEENGAMDYTVIVSASAADPAPLQFYAPFAGAAIGEYFRDTGRPALIIYDDLSKQAVAYREVSLLLRRPPGREAYPGDVFYLHSRLLERAAKIINNNDIARSMNDLPESLKNGKDANGEPLVKGGGSLTALPIIETQAGDVSAYIPTNVISITDGQIFLESALFNAGIRPAINVGISVSRVGGNAQIKSMKKVSGTLKLDQAQYRELEAFSKFGSDLDAATTAILEKGKRNVEILKQPQYSPSTVEKQVAIIYLGTKGLLRNVPVEKVKEFEEVFLTALELRHPEVLKAFKAGKLNDEDLSTLEKLAGEMTAQYK comes from the coding sequence ATGGTTGATGTAAAACCTGATGAAATATCAGCGATACTCAAGCAACAGCTTTCCGGTTTTTCCAGCGCAACTGAACTAGAAGAGTACGGAACCGTTTTGCAAGTAGGTGATGGTATCGCCCGTGTTTATGGCTTGAACAATGCCCAAGCCGGTGAATTGGTAGAATTTGAAACCGGTGTACAAGCTATTGTATTAAACCTGGAAGAGGATAATGTTGGTGTGGTATTGATGGGTGCCGGAGATCACATCCGTGAAGGTTCTCGTGTACACCGGACAGGCAAAATCGCTTCGCTTCGTGCAGGAGAAGGTTTTGTTGGCCGTGTAGTCAATCCATTGGGTGAGCCTATCGATGGTAAAGGTGACATTACTGGAGAATTGTATGAAATGCCATTGGAACGCAAAGCACCAGGGGTAATCTATCGTCAGCCGGTAAACGAACCACTTCAAACCGGAATCAAAGCAATCGACGCAATGATTCCAATCGGTCGTGGCCAACGAGAGTTGATTATTGGTGACCGCCAGACGGGCAAGACGGCTATTGCACTGGATACCATCATCAATCAAAAGGAATTCTACGATCGCGGCGAACCCGTCTATTGTATATATGTCGCTTCCGGACAAAAATCTTCTACTGTGGCTCAAGTGGCTAAAACATTGGAAGAGAACGGAGCGATGGACTATACCGTTATCGTTTCAGCTTCTGCGGCAGACCCTGCTCCTTTGCAGTTTTACGCTCCATTCGCTGGTGCTGCCATCGGGGAGTACTTCCGTGATACCGGCCGTCCTGCACTGATCATTTACGATGACTTGTCAAAGCAGGCGGTGGCTTACCGGGAGGTATCTTTGCTGCTTCGTCGCCCTCCAGGCCGTGAGGCTTACCCTGGTGATGTATTTTACCTACACTCTCGTTTGTTAGAGCGTGCAGCCAAGATCATCAACAACAACGATATTGCTCGTAGTATGAACGATTTGCCAGAATCACTCAAGAATGGCAAAGACGCTAATGGCGAGCCTTTGGTAAAAGGGGGTGGTTCTTTGACGGCTTTGCCAATCATCGAAACCCAGGCTGGTGACGTTTCTGCTTATATTCCGACTAACGTAATCTCTATTACGGATGGTCAGATTTTCTTGGAATCTGCCTTGTTTAATGCGGGTATCCGACCTGCCATCAACGTTGGTATCTCTGTATCAAGGGTAGGAGGTAATGCTCAAATCAAGTCTATGAAAAAGGTATCTGGTACCTTGAAATTAGACCAGGCGCAGTACCGGGAGTTGGAAGCATTCTCCAAATTCGGATCTGACCTTGATGCTGCCACCACTGCCATCCTGGAAAAAGGTAAGCGAAATGTGGAAATCCTGAAGCAGCCACAGTATTCTCCATCAACGGTAGAAAAACAAGTGGCCATCATTTACCTGGGTACTAAAGGGTTGTTGCGTAATGTTCCGGTAGAAAAAGTGAAGGAATTTGAAGAAGTATTCCTTACCGCATTGGAATTGCGTCATCCTGAGGTGTTGAAAGCTTTCAAAGCAGGTAAACTGAACGACGAAGATTTGTCAACTTTAGAAAAATTGGCCGGCGAAATGACGGCTCAGTATAAATAG
- the atpH gene encoding ATP synthase F1 subunit delta produces the protein MSVHRIASRYAKSLIDLAVEQNSLEKTLEDVKSFRAALDNREFKLLTKSPIVNAAKKKQVFQALFADKYGELTMAFLNILISKGREAYLPEIASEFLLQYKKLQHISNVKLTTAEPLSPEALAGIKAKLIGSSTTDDKVDISIEVDPALIGGFILEFEDNVYDASVANKLEELKKGFRDNKYISSIIAR, from the coding sequence ATGTCTGTACACAGAATAGCATCTCGATACGCCAAGTCGTTGATAGACCTCGCGGTAGAGCAAAACAGCCTGGAAAAGACCCTTGAAGATGTCAAAAGCTTTCGAGCTGCCCTTGACAATAGGGAGTTTAAGTTGTTGACCAAAAGCCCTATCGTTAATGCTGCAAAGAAAAAGCAAGTCTTTCAGGCGCTATTTGCCGACAAGTATGGTGAGCTGACCATGGCTTTTTTGAATATTTTGATCAGCAAGGGAAGGGAAGCCTATCTACCTGAAATTGCTAGCGAATTTTTGCTGCAATACAAAAAGCTTCAGCACATCTCCAATGTTAAATTGACGACAGCAGAGCCATTGAGCCCGGAAGCATTAGCAGGTATCAAGGCTAAGCTGATAGGAAGTAGCACGACAGACGACAAAGTAGATATTTCTATCGAAGTTGATCCTGCGCTAATTGGTGGATTCATCCTCGAATTTGAAGATAATGTTTATGATGCCAGTGTGGCCAATAAACTAGAAGAGCTTAAGAAGGGCTTTAGAGACAACAAATACATCTCTAGTATTATAGCTCGTTGA
- the atpF gene encoding F0F1 ATP synthase subunit B produces MTDLLFLADFSVIRPEPGLFVWTVLIFAIFWWLMSKFAFKPIQAALKQRDEDIQNSLDEAKRAREEMSNLVSENEKLLAQASEERAKILKEAKAAKDAIITEAKEKAKEEAKKIVVNAKSEIENLRMAAIIDLKNQLGNNAIEIAEKILRKELKGKVEQESFVQSLVDEIELN; encoded by the coding sequence ATGACTGACTTATTATTTCTTGCTGATTTCTCTGTCATCCGTCCCGAACCAGGTTTGTTTGTTTGGACGGTTTTGATTTTTGCCATTTTCTGGTGGCTCATGAGCAAATTTGCTTTCAAGCCGATCCAGGCGGCGCTCAAACAAAGAGATGAGGACATTCAAAATTCTTTGGATGAGGCCAAACGCGCCAGAGAAGAAATGTCGAATCTCGTTTCAGAGAATGAAAAATTATTGGCACAGGCCAGCGAAGAGCGCGCTAAAATCCTGAAAGAAGCCAAAGCAGCTAAGGATGCCATCATCACAGAGGCGAAAGAAAAGGCAAAAGAAGAAGCAAAGAAGATTGTGGTGAATGCCAAAAGTGAGATTGAGAATTTGCGCATGGCAGCCATTATCGATTTGAAAAACCAGTTGGGAAATAACGCTATTGAAATTGCTGAGAAAATCCTGCGCAAGGAGTTGAAAGGAAAGGTGGAGCAGGAAAGTTTTGTGCAATCATTAGTGGATGAAATCGAATTAAACTAG
- the atpE gene encoding ATP synthase F0 subunit C: protein MTGTLAAVGAGLAVIGAGIGIGNVGAKAMEAIARQPDAVGEIRSNMILMAALVEGAALIAIILSFFVG from the coding sequence ATGACTGGTACATTAGCAGCAGTTGGAGCAGGTTTGGCGGTTATCGGCGCCGGCATTGGTATTGGAAACGTAGGAGCGAAAGCGATGGAAGCTATTGCTCGCCAACCAGATGCCGTTGGTGAAATCCGTTCTAACATGATCTTGATGGCAGCCCTTGTAGAAGGTGCAGCCTTGATCGCTATTATCCTTTCTTTCTTCGTAGGATAA
- the atpB gene encoding F0F1 ATP synthase subunit A produces MNKILICLLSILLVSFTLTAQDHSEHAAENAADHQETTEHHEGECHCHDAADEVYNPGAVAFHHISDANAFHVFGDLYIPLPCILYAPEQGWSFFSSSKFDLHSHGDGSKAIDGYVMHHGEVMRVQDANFPKGEVEVECFTSTETEKDGKKKEIYQVLYNGACYDLDKKSTWDGGVLGGGITSYYDFSITKNVATMILALVLLFWLFRSVANAYGKRQGQAPKGIQSLIEPVFLFIRDEVAIPFLGSKYEKFLPFLMSIFFFILGLNLIGQIPFFPGSGNVTGNLAVTMVLALFAFILTNINGNKHYWEHIFWMPGVPAWVKTILTPVEMLGVFIKPLTLMLRLFANITAGHIVIIIFVSLIFIFGDAGNSVGGSVLGGVIAVPLTLFMMSIELLVAFIQAFVFCILTASYIGAAIEDHHHEAEHH; encoded by the coding sequence ATGAATAAGATTTTGATCTGCCTTCTGAGCATCTTACTTGTAAGTTTTACCCTTACTGCACAGGACCACAGTGAGCATGCTGCTGAAAATGCAGCTGATCACCAGGAAACAACGGAGCACCACGAGGGGGAATGCCATTGTCACGATGCCGCCGATGAGGTATATAACCCGGGTGCCGTGGCTTTCCATCATATCAGTGATGCGAATGCTTTCCATGTTTTTGGAGATTTGTATATCCCGCTTCCGTGTATTCTTTATGCGCCGGAGCAGGGTTGGTCTTTTTTCTCCTCCAGCAAATTTGATCTTCACTCCCATGGTGATGGCAGCAAAGCCATCGATGGTTATGTGATGCATCACGGCGAGGTTATGCGGGTTCAGGATGCCAATTTCCCGAAAGGAGAAGTAGAAGTGGAATGTTTTACAAGTACAGAGACGGAAAAGGACGGCAAGAAAAAAGAAATTTACCAGGTGCTTTACAATGGAGCATGTTACGATTTGGACAAGAAGAGCACTTGGGATGGTGGCGTGCTTGGCGGCGGGATAACATCCTACTATGATTTCTCTATTACCAAGAATGTAGCCACCATGATTTTGGCTTTAGTCTTGTTATTCTGGTTGTTCCGTTCGGTCGCCAATGCTTATGGCAAACGCCAGGGCCAGGCGCCTAAAGGAATCCAGTCTTTAATCGAGCCTGTTTTTCTTTTTATCAGAGACGAGGTGGCTATTCCTTTTTTGGGAAGCAAATACGAAAAATTCTTGCCCTTTTTAATGTCGATTTTCTTTTTCATTCTGGGCTTGAACTTGATTGGCCAGATACCTTTTTTTCCAGGTAGCGGCAACGTGACTGGTAATTTGGCGGTGACCATGGTATTGGCTTTATTTGCTTTTATCCTGACCAATATCAATGGCAATAAACATTACTGGGAGCATATCTTCTGGATGCCCGGTGTTCCTGCCTGGGTCAAAACGATATTGACGCCAGTGGAGATGTTAGGGGTTTTCATCAAGCCATTGACCCTGATGTTGCGTTTGTTTGCCAACATCACAGCTGGGCATATTGTGATCATTATTTTTGTGAGTTTGATCTTCATCTTTGGGGATGCAGGCAATAGTGTAGGTGGATCGGTTTTGGGCGGAGTGATTGCAGTGCCACTTACCTTGTTTATGATGTCCATCGAGTTATTGGTGGCTTTTATTCAAGCTTTTGTATTCTGCATTTTGACGGCGTCCTATATTGGTGCAGCCATTGAAGATCACCACCACGAAGCAGAACATCATTAA